A single region of the Mustela lutreola isolate mMusLut2 chromosome 2, mMusLut2.pri, whole genome shotgun sequence genome encodes:
- the LOC131823666 gene encoding olfactory receptor 7A17-like — protein MEADNGTGISEFLLLGFSEDPEQQPLIFGLFLSMYLITVLGNVLIILAVSSDSHLHTPMYFFLANLSFVDICFTSSTIPKMLWNIQTQSKVITYAGCITQMYFFILFADWDDFLLTVMAYDRFVAICHPLHYTVIMKPQLCGLLILVSWVISVLNSLLQSLILLRLSFCAEVEIPHFFCELNQVVGHACSDTFLNDMVMNLGILLLGGGPLAGILYSYSKIVSSIRRIPSAQGKYKAFSTCTSHLSVVSLFYCTSLGVYLSSAATQSSHASAVASVMYTVVTPMLNPFIYSLRNRDIKRALKRITGVPVM, from the coding sequence ATGGAAGCAGACAATGGTACAGGAATTTCAGAGTTTCTTCTTCTGGGGTTTTCAGAGGACCCAGAACAGCAGCCCCTCATATTTGGGCTTTTCCTCTCTATGTACTTGATCACTGTGCTTGGAAACGTACTCATCATCCTGGCTGTCAGCTCTGATTCCCAcctccacacacccatgtacttcttcctggccAACCTGTCCTTTGTGGATATCTGTTTTACCTCCAGCACCATCCCCAAGATGCTGTGGAACATCCAGACTCAGAGCAAAGTCATAACTTATGCAGGTTGCATCACACAGATgtattttttcatactttttgcAGACTGGGATGACTTTCTCCTGACTGTAATGGCCTATGACCGCTTCGTGGCCATCTGTCACCCCTTGCACTACACGGTCATCATGAAACCCCAGCTCTGTGGACTGCTGATTCTGGTGTCCTGGGTCATCAGTGTTCTGAATTCCTTGTTACAGAGCTTGATATTGTTGCGGCTGTCCTTCTGTGCAGAAGTGGAAATCCCCCATTTTTTTTGTGAACTCAACCAGGTAGTTGGGCATGCCTGTTCTGATACATTTCTTAATGACATGGTGATGAATTTGGGAATTCTGCTGCTTGGCGGTGGTCCCCTTGCTGGGATCCTTTATTCATATTCTAAGATTGTTTCCTCCATACGTAGAATACCATCAGCTCAGGGCAAGTATAAAGCATTTTCCACCTGTACATCTCACCTCTCTGTTGTCTCCTTATTTTATTGTACAAGCCTGGGAGTGTACCTTAGCTCTGCAGCTACCCAGAGCTCCCATGCAAGTGCAGTAGCCTCAGTGATGTACACGGTGGTCACACCCATGCTGAACCCCTTCATCTATAGTCTGAGGAACAGAGACATAAAGAGGGCTCTGAAAAGAATCACTGGGGTTCCAGTAATGTAA